In a genomic window of Methanoregula sp. UBA64:
- the moaC gene encoding cyclic pyranopterin monophosphate synthase MoaC → MVEFTHISDGKAQMVDISAKKDVVREAVATGRIYLRPATLAAIREGTVVKGNVLATARVAATLAVKDTPRLIPMCHTILLGAITVDFAEGDGYIEATVTTKSTGKTGVEMEALTGVSVALLTVWDMVKSAEKDEHGQYPVTRIEGIHVVEKKKGE, encoded by the coding sequence ATGGTGGAGTTTACCCATATTTCCGATGGCAAAGCACAGATGGTGGATATCAGCGCGAAAAAAGACGTGGTGCGCGAGGCGGTGGCAACGGGGAGGATCTACCTGCGCCCCGCAACCCTTGCGGCCATCCGCGAGGGAACGGTGGTAAAGGGGAACGTGCTTGCCACGGCACGGGTTGCCGCCACGCTGGCGGTCAAGGACACCCCCCGGCTCATCCCGATGTGCCACACGATCCTGCTCGGGGCAATCACCGTGGATTTCGCGGAAGGCGACGGGTATATCGAGGCGACCGTTACCACCAAATCGACCGGGAAGACCGGGGTGGAGATGGAGGCCCTGACCGGCGTCTCGGTGGCGCTCCTCACGGTATGGGACATGGTCAAGTCCGCGGAAAAGGACGAACACGGCCAGTACCCGGTCACCCGGATCGAAGGGATCCACGTCGTGGAGAAAAAGAAGGGGGAGTGA
- a CDS encoding nascent polypeptide-associated complex protein — protein sequence MLPGNINPRQMKAMMKKLGMQVEPIEDVQSIVIKTPKGNWIFDAAEVTAMTMQGTTTYQVTGNPRFEEAAVEIPDEDVAMVAEQAQVSREKAKEALVATKGDIAEAIVKLSSP from the coding sequence ATGCTTCCGGGAAATATCAATCCGCGCCAGATGAAGGCGATGATGAAGAAGCTCGGCATGCAGGTCGAGCCGATTGAAGACGTCCAGAGTATCGTGATAAAGACCCCGAAGGGGAACTGGATCTTCGATGCTGCCGAAGTGACGGCGATGACCATGCAGGGGACGACCACCTACCAGGTCACGGGTAATCCCCGCTTCGAGGAAGCGGCGGTTGAGATCCCCGACGAGGACGTTGCCATGGTCGCCGAACAGGCGCAGGTCTCAAGAGAGAAGGCAAAGGAAGCGCTTGTTGCTACCAAGGGCGACATTGCCGAAGCGATCGTGAAACTCTCTTCCCCATGA
- a CDS encoding AbrB/MazE/SpoVT family DNA-binding domain-containing protein, which produces MSDTTLVKVSSKGLVTLPKKIRTDLDIHDGDYLTISSDKDRIIFRKAKIEVDYENPDDAWKDYAKNRLAHD; this is translated from the coding sequence ATGTCTGACACGACTCTTGTCAAGGTCTCATCAAAGGGACTCGTCACCCTCCCCAAGAAGATCCGGACGGATCTTGATATCCATGACGGGGATTACCTGACCATTTCCTCAGATAAGGACAGGATCATCTTCCGGAAAGCAAAGATCGAGGTCGATTACGAGAACCCTGACGATGCATGGAAGGATTACGCGAAGAACAGGTTGGCGCATGACTGA
- a CDS encoding protein-L-isoaspartate carboxylmethyltransferase produces the protein MIETGDRVLLVGAGREFFVRAGPGKLSTDKGQLDLEPLVGAAPGDVFTTHMGQEFVLRIPRPTDFFVHGKRSGAPMLPKDIGLVIAFTGMNKNDEVLDAGTGSGVAAIYFGGIAAHVKTYEVRPEFSALAAKNIKEAKLDNVEAVAADVLAAEGIYDVIHLDLQIETAHVAFAYDHLRAGGYMACYTPFLEQMAIVVDAAQARFPEVHTHELIEREMTRSKRGTRPSTSVSHSGYITIARK, from the coding sequence ATGATCGAGACCGGGGACCGGGTCCTTTTGGTTGGCGCAGGCCGGGAATTTTTTGTCCGCGCCGGCCCGGGAAAGCTTTCGACCGACAAAGGCCAGCTCGACCTTGAACCCCTGGTCGGGGCAGCGCCGGGCGATGTTTTTACCACCCATATGGGCCAGGAGTTCGTGCTCCGTATCCCGCGACCTACCGACTTTTTCGTGCACGGCAAGCGCTCGGGAGCCCCGATGCTCCCCAAGGATATCGGCCTTGTAATCGCGTTCACCGGTATGAACAAGAACGACGAGGTGCTCGACGCAGGGACGGGAAGCGGCGTTGCGGCGATCTACTTTGGCGGGATCGCGGCGCACGTGAAGACATACGAGGTCAGGCCTGAGTTCTCGGCGCTCGCCGCAAAGAACATCAAAGAGGCAAAGCTCGACAACGTGGAAGCCGTTGCCGCCGATGTACTTGCCGCGGAAGGCATCTATGACGTGATCCACCTTGATTTGCAGATCGAGACGGCACATGTGGCCTTCGCATACGACCACCTCCGGGCCGGGGGATACATGGCCTGCTACACGCCGTTTCTGGAACAGATGGCGATCGTGGTCGATGCAGCGCAGGCACGCTTCCCCGAGGTCCACACCCACGAGCTCATCGAACGGGAGATGACCCGGTCAAAGCGGGGGACCCGGCCGTCGACAAGCGTGAGCCACTCGGGGTATATCACGATAGCAAGGAAGTAA
- a CDS encoding single-stranded-DNA-specific exonuclease RecJ, which yields MGFTDDVKAAAEKITAAHEITIISHIDADGISCEAILSQAVARQGIPVRSVFVRQLEPLTMPQVPDDASFKIFSDLGAGQQNLLAAKGLTEKDVLIVDHHVSQPGEITYPQVNCLPYGYEKMSAAGVSYLIAKELDSANIDLAKIAVIGNVGDMMARETCGLVGPARELIVEDGVKHKSVKVCKKDLNCYGTATRPVYLSLAYNDDPFVKGISNNPEGAKQFLKKLGIRQQTPDGRWYVWEELSDDDRRTIISALAEQLIANGESVDRLLAETYRFPDEIPRTPLRNAQEYATVLNACGRWTKPAVGSAILKGDRGQAYRDAEHMLGNHRAIIRNLLEYIIETGVRELENVQYIDVGGKYPDTIVGIGAGMALSKLNAEKPILILCEVPEDKNLLKVSMRTTERVIARGVDLQQAVSEASAEYGGSGGGHKIAAGAFIPKTAEQEFVNRVNRILGEQFNGKGAGDR from the coding sequence ATGGGTTTTACTGATGATGTGAAGGCAGCAGCCGAAAAGATCACGGCTGCGCACGAGATAACCATCATCTCACATATCGATGCAGACGGTATCTCCTGCGAAGCGATCCTCTCGCAGGCAGTCGCCCGGCAGGGTATCCCAGTCAGGTCCGTTTTTGTCCGCCAGCTCGAACCGCTCACCATGCCGCAGGTGCCGGACGACGCCTCGTTCAAGATTTTTTCCGATCTCGGCGCCGGCCAGCAGAATCTCCTTGCGGCAAAGGGACTGACGGAAAAGGACGTCCTGATCGTCGACCACCACGTCAGCCAGCCCGGCGAGATTACCTACCCGCAGGTGAACTGCCTGCCCTATGGCTACGAGAAGATGAGCGCTGCCGGGGTCTCGTACCTCATCGCAAAGGAGCTCGATTCGGCAAACATCGACCTTGCCAAGATCGCGGTGATCGGGAACGTCGGGGACATGATGGCCCGGGAGACCTGCGGGCTTGTGGGCCCGGCCCGGGAACTGATTGTCGAGGACGGGGTAAAGCACAAGTCGGTGAAGGTCTGTAAAAAGGACCTCAACTGCTACGGCACCGCAACCCGCCCGGTCTACCTCTCGCTTGCGTATAACGACGACCCGTTCGTGAAGGGGATCAGCAACAACCCCGAAGGGGCCAAGCAGTTCTTAAAGAAACTCGGGATCCGCCAGCAGACCCCGGACGGGCGCTGGTATGTCTGGGAGGAGCTCTCCGACGACGACCGGCGCACGATCATCTCGGCGCTTGCCGAGCAGCTGATTGCAAACGGGGAGAGCGTGGACCGGCTCCTTGCGGAGACTTACCGGTTCCCGGACGAGATCCCGCGGACCCCGCTCAGGAATGCGCAGGAGTATGCAACGGTCCTCAATGCCTGCGGCCGGTGGACAAAGCCCGCGGTCGGGAGCGCGATCCTCAAAGGCGACCGGGGGCAGGCCTACCGGGATGCGGAACACATGCTCGGGAACCACCGGGCAATTATCCGCAACCTCCTCGAATATATTATCGAGACCGGTGTTCGTGAGCTCGAAAACGTCCAGTATATCGATGTCGGGGGAAAATACCCGGATACGATCGTCGGGATCGGGGCGGGGATGGCCCTCTCCAAGCTCAATGCGGAGAAGCCCATCCTCATTCTCTGCGAGGTGCCCGAGGACAAGAACCTCTTAAAAGTCTCGATGAGGACGACCGAGCGCGTGATCGCCCGCGGGGTCGACCTCCAGCAGGCAGTCAGCGAAGCCTCGGCAGAGTACGGCGGCAGCGGCGGGGGCCACAAGATTGCAGCCGGAGCATTTATCCCGAAAACCGCAGAACAGGAGTTTGTCAACCGTGTCAACAGGATACTCGGAGAACAGTTCAACGGCAAGGGTGCAGGCGATCGCTGA
- the thsA gene encoding thermosome subunit alpha: MSQQLGGQPIIILKEGTTRNRGEEAQHSNIMAAKAIANAVRTTLGPRGMDKMLVGSTGDIVITNDGATILSEISVKHPGGKMIVEIANTQDDEVGDGTTTAVVIAGALMEQAEKLLETGIHPTVISQGYRLGMDKALQITDALSFKVDPTDRKTLLKIADTAITGKSIESVKTKLDGIIVDAVMIIAKKTDGKYVADEDDVMIKKQKGKSMDDSELIRGIVLDKTRVNDAMPKKVAGAKVALVASAMEITKTQSKAKIKITSADQISAFSKQEQETFKKLADAIISAGANVVLCQKGIADAVQFYLAKHGVFAIEDVPEKDLKYAARALSGNIVNKAEDLTAKDLGNAATVEEDNDMAITRISGCKNPKTVSILIRGTSDYLLDELERAVVDGTRVVMDAIEDGTYVVGGGAVETELLMKIRDYAATVGGRVQLAIEGYATAFEIIPRTLAENSGYNSIDKLVALKNAHAKGQKTAGLNVYTGEVIDMKAEGVLEPLRSKRQSIKSASETAIMLTRIDDMMITQSKA; encoded by the coding sequence ATGTCACAACAGCTTGGCGGACAGCCCATTATTATTCTCAAAGAAGGAACAACACGGAATCGCGGCGAGGAAGCCCAGCACTCGAATATCATGGCCGCAAAGGCGATAGCAAACGCGGTCCGGACCACCCTTGGCCCCCGGGGCATGGACAAGATGCTTGTCGGTTCGACCGGGGATATTGTCATCACCAACGACGGTGCCACCATCTTAAGTGAGATCTCGGTAAAGCACCCCGGCGGAAAGATGATCGTCGAAATCGCAAACACGCAGGACGACGAGGTCGGGGACGGGACCACGACTGCCGTTGTCATTGCCGGCGCCTTAATGGAACAGGCAGAAAAACTGCTCGAAACGGGGATCCACCCGACCGTTATCTCCCAGGGCTACCGTCTTGGTATGGACAAGGCCCTCCAGATCACGGACGCCCTTTCCTTTAAGGTCGACCCGACCGACCGGAAGACGCTCCTTAAGATCGCCGACACCGCAATCACGGGAAAATCGATCGAATCGGTCAAGACCAAACTCGACGGGATCATCGTGGACGCGGTCATGATCATTGCAAAAAAGACCGACGGGAAATACGTGGCCGATGAAGACGACGTAATGATCAAGAAGCAGAAGGGAAAGTCCATGGACGATTCCGAGCTCATCCGCGGGATTGTCCTTGACAAGACGCGGGTAAACGACGCCATGCCAAAGAAGGTTGCCGGGGCAAAGGTTGCTCTTGTTGCGTCCGCGATGGAGATCACAAAAACCCAGTCGAAGGCCAAGATCAAGATCACGAGCGCCGATCAGATCTCCGCGTTCTCAAAACAGGAGCAGGAGACGTTTAAGAAACTGGCCGATGCCATCATCAGCGCCGGCGCAAATGTGGTGCTCTGCCAGAAGGGGATTGCCGATGCGGTTCAGTTCTACCTGGCAAAGCACGGCGTGTTTGCGATCGAGGATGTCCCGGAAAAGGATCTCAAGTACGCGGCACGCGCGCTCTCGGGAAACATCGTGAACAAGGCAGAAGATCTGACGGCAAAGGATCTGGGGAACGCCGCGACCGTGGAAGAGGACAATGACATGGCGATCACCCGGATATCCGGGTGCAAGAATCCCAAAACCGTCAGTATTCTCATCCGGGGCACGAGCGACTACCTTCTCGACGAGCTGGAACGTGCGGTTGTCGATGGCACCCGCGTGGTTATGGATGCAATCGAGGACGGTACGTATGTGGTCGGCGGCGGTGCAGTGGAGACCGAGCTTTTGATGAAGATCCGCGATTACGCTGCTACCGTCGGAGGAAGGGTCCAGCTGGCAATCGAGGGGTATGCCACGGCCTTTGAGATCATCCCCCGGACGCTTGCGGAAAACTCGGGGTACAACTCCATCGACAAGCTTGTCGCCCTCAAGAACGCCCATGCGAAGGGACAAAAGACCGCCGGCCTCAATGTCTACACCGGCGAGGTTATCGATATGAAGGCCGAAGGCGTCCTCGAACCGCTCCGGTCAAAACGCCAGTCCATCAAGAGTGCTTCCGAGACCGCGATCATGCTCACCCGTATCGATGACATGATGATCACGCAGTCTAAAGCCTGA
- a CDS encoding type II toxin-antitoxin system PemK/MazF family toxin: MTDPAQGAVVLVDFSYSNQIQSKVRPALVVSNSRYNRISRDVIVVKITTKKPKMMAASLTNEDLREGALDHPSFVQADGIYALEKELICDTISIVRPEKMREIRGLICELVGPDDE; this comes from the coding sequence ATGACTGATCCGGCACAGGGTGCCGTTGTCCTTGTGGATTTTTCCTATTCCAACCAGATCCAGTCCAAGGTACGCCCGGCGCTTGTGGTGAGCAATTCCCGGTACAACCGGATCTCCCGCGATGTGATTGTCGTAAAAATCACCACGAAGAAACCAAAGATGATGGCGGCCAGCCTGACTAACGAGGATCTCAGGGAAGGAGCACTGGATCATCCCAGTTTTGTGCAGGCTGACGGGATCTATGCCTTGGAGAAAGAACTGATCTGCGATACCATCAGTATCGTCAGGCCGGAAAAGATGAGGGAGATCCGGGGGCTGATCTGCGAACTGGTTGGTCCGGATGATGAGTGA
- a CDS encoding PUA domain-containing protein gives MSTGYSENSSTARVQAIADYQFGSGCGTALFPDGCEFVLSTTGRIRQILYNSVRLATVRASDGRLTVGIEGAKRLLAAIPAPGCRVVIREDVAEFVAQGKNAFAKHVVAADPQIRAGDEVLVVAEGDRLIACGIALLSGTEMLAFNYGGAVRVRQGSAKNASGKYQSAPDEGDDEEARHAGRAD, from the coding sequence GTGTCAACAGGATACTCGGAGAACAGTTCAACGGCAAGGGTGCAGGCGATCGCTGATTACCAGTTCGGGAGCGGGTGCGGCACTGCGCTCTTTCCCGACGGCTGCGAATTCGTGCTTTCAACGACCGGGAGGATCCGGCAGATCCTCTATAACAGCGTCCGGCTCGCAACGGTCCGCGCCTCGGACGGCCGGCTTACGGTCGGGATCGAGGGTGCAAAGAGGCTTCTTGCCGCCATCCCCGCCCCGGGCTGCCGGGTCGTGATCCGCGAGGACGTGGCGGAGTTCGTGGCGCAGGGCAAGAATGCGTTTGCAAAACACGTGGTCGCTGCCGACCCGCAGATCCGCGCGGGGGACGAGGTTCTCGTGGTCGCGGAGGGAGACCGGCTCATTGCCTGCGGGATTGCACTCCTTTCGGGCACGGAAATGCTCGCATTTAATTACGGTGGAGCCGTAAGAGTACGGCAGGGGAGTGCGAAAAATGCTTCCGGGAAATATCAATCCGCGCCAGATGAAGGCGATGATGAAGAAGCTCGGCATGCAGGTCGAGCCGATTGA
- a CDS encoding NAD(P)H-hydrate dehydratase: MKCSTMEPDLLPCALAYAETGIVTPERMRAVDANAQALGVSGLQLMESAGRALAGTVLSYNPKTVLVLCGRGNNGGDGMAAARYLQRGVDTTVCYLDRGERSPSCARELAALKGARVTLRPFVSTDDLRTLAPYFGKADVIVDALLGTGTAGALREPLATCIAMANGSPATIVAADLPSPGMRADRICAFHRPKVQGSEVIDIGIPLEAEICTGPGDLTLIPARKHTRHKGDGGSVLVIGGGPYQGAPYLAGLGALRAGADIVRIASPVFEPVPDLIYERLPGDRITEEHTERLIALAETADAVICGNGLGAESHAVTGAVAPHCRKAVFDADALRFPLVRAAKETVYTPHAGEFARIAPGNPLPADAADACGRAKAARAAAGEAGATILLKGPVDVITDGARVRFNRTGDPAMSVGGTGDVLAGVTGALLCHLPAFEAACIAAYVTGRAGERVAQEKGAGMLASDLVHRIPEELYRRDP; this comes from the coding sequence ATGAAGTGTAGTACCATGGAGCCCGACCTGTTACCCTGTGCCCTTGCATATGCAGAGACCGGCATCGTTACCCCGGAACGGATGCGGGCAGTCGATGCCAATGCGCAGGCACTCGGCGTATCCGGGCTCCAGCTCATGGAGAGCGCAGGCCGGGCGCTTGCCGGGACCGTGCTCTCGTACAACCCCAAAACCGTGCTTGTCCTGTGCGGGAGAGGGAACAATGGCGGCGACGGGATGGCAGCGGCCCGGTACCTCCAGCGGGGGGTGGACACCACGGTCTGCTATCTCGATCGCGGTGAGCGCAGCCCGTCCTGTGCCCGAGAGCTCGCTGCCCTGAAGGGTGCCCGGGTCACGCTCCGGCCGTTTGTCTCTACCGACGACCTGCGCACCCTTGCCCCTTATTTCGGGAAGGCGGATGTGATTGTCGATGCCCTGCTCGGGACCGGCACGGCGGGGGCGCTCCGGGAACCCCTTGCGACCTGCATTGCGATGGCAAACGGCTCGCCGGCAACAATCGTGGCGGCAGACCTCCCCTCTCCCGGGATGCGGGCCGACCGGATCTGTGCCTTCCACCGGCCCAAAGTTCAGGGTTCGGAGGTTATCGACATCGGTATTCCTCTCGAAGCGGAGATCTGCACCGGGCCCGGTGACCTCACCCTCATCCCCGCACGGAAGCACACCCGGCACAAGGGCGACGGCGGTTCGGTGCTGGTCATCGGCGGCGGGCCGTACCAGGGCGCACCGTACCTTGCCGGCCTCGGGGCGCTCCGGGCAGGGGCGGATATCGTCCGGATAGCATCGCCGGTTTTCGAACCGGTGCCTGACCTCATCTACGAACGGCTCCCCGGCGACCGGATTACAGAAGAGCATACGGAACGGCTCATTGCCCTTGCAGAAACGGCAGATGCGGTTATCTGCGGGAACGGCCTCGGGGCGGAGAGCCACGCAGTCACTGGTGCCGTAGCCCCGCACTGCAGGAAGGCGGTCTTCGATGCCGATGCCCTCCGGTTCCCGCTCGTAAGGGCCGCAAAAGAGACCGTGTATACGCCGCACGCGGGCGAGTTTGCCCGGATCGCTCCCGGTAACCCGCTTCCCGCGGATGCAGCCGATGCCTGCGGCAGGGCAAAAGCGGCACGGGCGGCAGCAGGGGAAGCGGGCGCGACCATCCTCCTCAAGGGGCCGGTGGACGTGATAACGGACGGTGCCCGGGTCAGGTTCAACCGGACCGGCGACCCGGCCATGAGCGTTGGCGGAACCGGGGACGTGCTCGCCGGGGTGACCGGGGCCCTCCTCTGCCACCTGCCGGCATTCGAGGCGGCGTGCATTGCCGCGTATGTCACCGGCAGGGCCGGGGAGCGCGTGGCACAAGAGAAAGGCGCGGGGATGCTTGCCTCCGATCTCGTGCATCGCATTCCCGAAGAATTGTACAGGAGAGATCCCTGA